A genomic window from Myxococcales bacterium includes:
- a CDS encoding serine/threonine protein kinase — translation MGQVLPGTKYLLLSKLGEGGMGVVYEVLKPPEIAGVLKRMSLDLARSSRAKAMFLAETSILAQLDHPNIVRVYDFDEDAFGVPFFVMERLMGRTVRDLLLSRSRVRPAEAYEITRQLLEALHAAHTHDTPVVHRDVKPENIFLHQPKHGAAALKLIDFGIVADAGEKAGEFVGTIDYAAPEQLFGQRVTAKADLYAVASVLYEMLSGRLPFPGKTLAETGAAKGRGAFPPLRSFVPEIPEAVAALVARALAKDPAARPASARHFRDLLDAAIATGDGPIATKVPAFTRPGLEVEREAAGARSDGAAYARTTLEEPQGGRFFALLPSIAAGVVAGAALLAALHWTLR, via the coding sequence GTGGGGCAGGTCCTCCCTGGCACGAAGTATTTGCTCCTCTCGAAGCTGGGAGAGGGCGGCATGGGCGTGGTGTACGAGGTCCTGAAGCCGCCGGAGATCGCCGGCGTGCTCAAGCGCATGAGCCTCGATCTCGCGCGGAGCAGCCGCGCCAAGGCGATGTTCCTCGCCGAGACGAGCATCCTCGCCCAGCTCGACCACCCCAACATCGTGCGTGTGTACGACTTCGACGAGGACGCGTTCGGCGTGCCCTTCTTCGTGATGGAGCGCCTGATGGGGCGCACCGTGCGCGATCTGCTGCTGAGCCGGAGCCGCGTACGTCCCGCGGAGGCCTACGAGATCACGCGGCAGCTCCTGGAGGCGCTCCACGCAGCGCACACCCACGACACGCCCGTCGTGCACCGCGACGTGAAGCCGGAGAACATCTTCCTTCACCAACCGAAGCACGGCGCCGCGGCGCTCAAGCTCATCGACTTCGGCATCGTCGCCGACGCTGGCGAGAAGGCCGGCGAGTTCGTCGGGACGATCGACTACGCCGCGCCCGAGCAGCTCTTCGGCCAGCGGGTCACGGCGAAGGCCGACCTCTACGCGGTGGCGTCGGTGCTCTACGAAATGTTGAGCGGGCGCCTCCCCTTTCCCGGCAAGACCCTCGCCGAGACCGGCGCGGCGAAGGGCCGCGGCGCGTTCCCGCCGCTGCGGAGCTTCGTGCCCGAGATCCCCGAGGCGGTGGCGGCGCTGGTCGCGCGGGCCCTCGCGAAGGACCCGGCGGCGCGCCCCGCGAGCGCGAGGCACTTCCGCGATCTGCTCGACGCGGCGATCGCGACGGGCGACGGCCCGATCGCCACGAAGGTCCCCGCCTTCACGCGCCCAGGGCTCGAGGTCGAGCGCGAGGCGGCGGGGGCGCGGTCCGACGGCGCCGCCTACGCCCGCACGACCCTCGAAGAGCCCCAGGGAGGCCGCTTCTTCGCGCTGCTCCCATCGATCGCGGCCGGGGTCGTGGCCGGCGCGGCGCTGCTCGCCGCGCTCCACTGGACGCTGCGCTGA
- a CDS encoding glycerophosphodiester phosphodiesterase, giving the protein MGTSPENTLGSFARAAKLGADWIELDVQLSRDGVPVVIHDDTLARTTSGRGPVRSRTRAQLAQLDAGSWFGDAWAGERVPTLEQALVWADGAGVGVEIELKNCPVDTPGIDVAVVDLLTSLGMLDRAMVIGFDHALVRQIKLLSRRILTGILYACRPVDELEMARRAKADVLLPHWSFVTEASVAAAHGAGLAVAPWTTSDRAIVRGLLEAGVDAITTDHPDVVRRLVRTS; this is encoded by the coding sequence ATGGGCACGAGCCCCGAGAACACGCTCGGCAGCTTCGCCCGGGCCGCCAAGCTCGGGGCCGACTGGATCGAGCTCGACGTGCAGCTCTCGCGCGACGGAGTGCCCGTCGTGATCCACGACGACACGCTCGCCCGCACCACGTCGGGTCGAGGGCCCGTGCGGTCGCGCACGCGCGCGCAGCTCGCGCAGCTCGACGCGGGGAGCTGGTTCGGCGATGCCTGGGCCGGCGAGCGAGTCCCCACGCTCGAGCAGGCGCTCGTGTGGGCCGACGGGGCGGGCGTGGGGGTCGAGATTGAGCTCAAGAACTGCCCCGTCGACACCCCGGGCATCGACGTCGCGGTCGTCGACTTGCTCACGAGCCTCGGCATGCTCGACCGCGCGATGGTGATCGGCTTCGACCACGCGCTGGTGAGGCAAATCAAGCTCCTATCTAGGCGTATTCTCACGGGAATTCTCTACGCGTGCCGTCCCGTCGACGAGCTGGAGATGGCGCGCCGCGCGAAGGCCGACGTGCTCCTCCCGCACTGGTCGTTCGTGACCGAGGCGAGCGTCGCAGCGGCGCACGGCGCCGGGCTCGCGGTCGCCCCTTGGACCACGTCCGATCGGGCGATCGTGCGCGGGCTGCTGGAGGCTGGGGTCGACGCCATCACCACCGACCACCCGGACGTGGTGCGCCGGCTCGTGAGAACCAGCTAG
- a CDS encoding serine/threonine protein kinase gives MLSTTGLASSTDSSSGRAGATYGRGDVLRAGPQAFRVLRCLGIGAMGEVYEVEDQNLGVTRVVKLLLPEIARAHAGLVDRFVREAKVLAKLQHPNVVRVLQAGRLDEGTPFYMMEKVEGVSLASFIAKKAPLAPSVVIPIVVQLAAGLEAVHARGVVHRDVKPDNILIFKDRGELRAILLDFGVMKLASDPTPEGYCGTPLYSAPEQILGEPVDAKMDVFALGLVAFEMLTRKRAYEDFPNPLHRVTVPAPLVSDVGPRVSDALSLVLTDTLSLDPSKRPAADLLANRLLECPEATARSAPLSDVAAMTQEELLAIPPLYEAPITVGELDQHTVPGGPPPEVLEAARRALNPTLRGQTHTGGSAAFSDDVVYQTAANDGGDTFDVMAHAMNIAKEKARLRAATTRTALPGRAPEGPGNAGPGGTARMNGTARMGNPDVPTGPTGTALLAPGAERAPSSAGSSPGATSAPEPEQVASAVDAAREAHDAERLQSAAQRRTIALACVLVVLGAGSLIAARMLADSP, from the coding sequence ATGCTCTCGACCACCGGCCTCGCCTCCTCCACCGACTCGAGCTCTGGCAGGGCCGGAGCGACCTATGGGCGCGGCGACGTGCTTCGCGCGGGGCCGCAGGCCTTCCGTGTGCTTCGCTGCCTGGGGATAGGCGCGATGGGCGAGGTCTACGAGGTCGAGGACCAGAACCTCGGCGTCACCCGAGTCGTCAAGCTGCTGCTCCCCGAGATCGCGCGCGCCCACGCCGGGTTGGTCGACCGCTTCGTGCGCGAGGCGAAGGTGCTCGCGAAGCTGCAGCACCCGAACGTGGTGCGGGTGCTCCAGGCCGGGCGCCTCGACGAGGGCACGCCGTTCTACATGATGGAGAAGGTCGAGGGCGTGAGCCTCGCGAGCTTCATCGCGAAGAAGGCGCCGCTCGCGCCGAGCGTGGTGATCCCGATCGTCGTCCAGCTCGCCGCCGGCCTCGAGGCGGTCCACGCGAGGGGCGTCGTGCACCGCGACGTGAAGCCCGACAACATCCTCATTTTCAAAGATCGCGGCGAACTTCGGGCGATCTTGCTCGATTTTGGCGTGATGAAGCTCGCGAGCGATCCCACGCCGGAGGGCTACTGCGGCACGCCGCTCTACTCGGCGCCCGAGCAGATCCTGGGAGAGCCCGTCGACGCGAAGATGGACGTGTTCGCGCTGGGGCTCGTGGCCTTCGAGATGCTCACGCGGAAGCGGGCGTACGAGGACTTCCCGAACCCGCTCCACCGCGTCACGGTGCCGGCGCCGCTCGTCTCGGACGTGGGCCCGCGCGTGAGCGACGCGCTGTCGCTCGTGCTGACCGACACGCTGTCGCTCGATCCTTCGAAGCGGCCCGCGGCCGACCTCTTGGCGAACCGCCTCCTCGAGTGCCCGGAGGCCACGGCGCGCTCGGCGCCGCTCAGCGACGTCGCCGCGATGACCCAAGAAGAGCTGCTCGCGATCCCGCCGCTCTACGAGGCGCCCATCACCGTGGGCGAGCTCGACCAGCACACTGTGCCCGGCGGACCGCCACCGGAGGTCCTGGAGGCCGCGCGGCGGGCGCTCAACCCGACCCTCCGCGGACAGACGCACACCGGCGGATCGGCGGCGTTCAGCGACGACGTGGTCTACCAGACGGCGGCGAACGACGGCGGCGACACCTTCGACGTGATGGCGCACGCGATGAATATCGCGAAAGAAAAAGCGAGGTTACGCGCGGCCACCACGCGCACCGCGCTCCCCGGGCGCGCGCCCGAAGGCCCTGGCAACGCAGGCCCGGGCGGCACCGCCCGCATGAACGGCACGGCCCGCATGGGGAACCCCGACGTCCCGACCGGCCCCACGGGCACCGCGCTGCTCGCCCCCGGTGCAGAGCGCGCCCCGTCCTCCGCGGGCTCGTCTCCGGGCGCCACCTCGGCGCCCGAGCCCGAACAGGTGGCGAGCGCGGTGGACGCGGCGCGAGAGGCCCATGACGCCGAGCGCCTCCAGAGCGCGGCCCAGCGGCGCACGATCGCGCTCGCGTGCGTGCTCGTCGTGCTTGGCGCCGGCTCCCTGATCGCGGCGCGCATGCTGGCAGATTCGCCATGA
- a CDS encoding LON peptidase substrate-binding domain-containing protein, translating to MDAPPDLIAALPCLPLFPLPEVVLLPGARLPLHVFEPRYRVMLERCMATHRALAVVQLLRGTDAQGLPRLARLAGGGIITEHHALADGRANILVEGLARLELEELAFEPPYRRARATVLHDAPGQLAEPDRRALLSAATTFARLVRGHDRSFSFHVDPAEPRLVELCAFQLVVDAELRQSLLEEPSLAVRAQKVTEALMVQAATLGQQSGAGRDVN from the coding sequence TTGGACGCCCCGCCCGACCTCATCGCCGCGCTCCCCTGCCTGCCGCTCTTCCCTCTCCCCGAGGTCGTGTTGCTCCCGGGGGCGCGCCTGCCCCTGCACGTGTTCGAGCCGCGCTACCGCGTGATGCTCGAGCGGTGCATGGCCACCCACCGCGCGCTCGCCGTCGTGCAGCTGCTGCGCGGGACCGACGCGCAGGGCCTCCCGCGCCTCGCGAGACTCGCTGGCGGCGGCATCATCACCGAGCACCACGCGCTGGCGGACGGGCGGGCGAACATCCTCGTCGAGGGCTTGGCGCGCCTCGAGCTCGAGGAGCTCGCGTTCGAGCCACCCTACCGGCGCGCGCGCGCGACCGTGCTGCACGACGCGCCGGGCCAGCTCGCGGAGCCCGACCGCAGGGCCCTCCTCAGCGCCGCGACCACCTTCGCGCGCCTCGTGCGCGGCCACGATCGATCGTTCTCGTTCCACGTCGACCCAGCCGAGCCGCGCCTCGTCGAGCTCTGCGCGTTTCAGCTCGTCGTCGACGCCGAGCTCCGCCAGTCCCTCCTGGAGGAGCCGAGCTTGGCTGTGCGCGCTCAGAAGGTCACGGAGGCGCTGATGGTTCAAGCGGCCACGCTCGGGCAGCAGAGCGGCGCGGGGCGCGATGTCAACTGA
- a CDS encoding response regulator yields MPLNVLVFEGDPAFAAALRAGLEAKGCAVQIVEDGNAGLMLASQLKPDLILLAIELPRMNGFSVCNKLKKDMVFREVPLVILSSESSEETFEQHRKLRTRAEEYVHKPIAVDSLIRRIETFVDFGDSRDDSYDVSIDVQDDDLSSEGEITVAARPLLRHGSGEITLAVPPPAYDAIDKTVEIPGHRENPLSARPVTTPGMPVPYGASPPSSVVVPSGSDNPDTVAVPDPGRGEARERIAQTGRPPAPPPAFDELDRPAVPTRTAAPPPAPSASLVETAPPPGAPSPVAASQPPPVYPTLVMAAVDPRAAEVAALQREVEELRRRINAAPQRAVAPATSREFLDLREALNRKDKEILSLREHLSAKDHEITESRDRSLAVERASADLEDRVIAKERELSDARESAQTAQWELDEAKRLADAARSSLATAEATIAERDAAVGSLRAHLLEQTATLADREAVLNELRASHASVEASLRERDARMAEGDTRRTSLEALLAERDGTIAERDATIAERSRALVDREEAIQTLNTMLVDRELRLAERTNDTVVRDTWIAERDARIDAATAAALQAQAAHETALAQAEGRRVAELEAARREAAADVARTIVEKEAERDAALTEQAASLEAMFEDVLGRSLAERQAAGAEALARAEAGHAEALARAEAAHAEALAVAEAARAEALARAEAAHGEAVAVAEAAHAEDVARLTATARDLATARDDTASALAREQAALQDTRAELTEQLEGLAASLGSTREQLRAEQTSLATTREELRAEQTSLATTREDLRVEQTGHAATREELQAAQTARAAGVEALGEAHARHDALASLNADLTSRVAFLEGVLGETRASLDAETRRAATLEQSVAERARERDGVFAELEVARRHGLALDGLYTALQASHESTLARLAAVELDLSKERERARAAASKWDADRASLDRAKDALAVVLAQIEATEAQASHDGE; encoded by the coding sequence ATGCCCCTCAACGTCCTAGTGTTCGAGGGCGACCCCGCCTTCGCGGCGGCGCTTCGCGCTGGTTTGGAAGCGAAAGGCTGCGCGGTTCAGATCGTCGAGGACGGCAACGCGGGGCTCATGCTCGCGTCGCAGCTCAAGCCCGACCTCATCCTCCTGGCGATCGAGCTGCCCCGCATGAACGGGTTCTCGGTCTGCAACAAGCTGAAGAAGGACATGGTCTTTCGGGAGGTGCCCCTGGTCATCCTCTCGAGCGAGTCGAGCGAGGAGACCTTCGAGCAGCACCGCAAGCTCCGCACGCGGGCGGAGGAGTACGTCCACAAGCCTATCGCCGTCGACTCCCTCATCCGACGCATCGAGACCTTCGTCGACTTCGGCGACTCGCGCGACGACTCGTACGACGTGTCGATCGACGTCCAGGACGACGATCTCAGCAGTGAGGGGGAGATCACGGTCGCCGCCCGCCCGCTCCTGAGGCACGGCTCGGGGGAGATCACCCTGGCCGTGCCCCCGCCCGCCTACGACGCGATCGACAAGACCGTCGAGATCCCCGGCCACCGCGAGAACCCCCTCTCCGCCCGCCCCGTGACGACGCCAGGCATGCCGGTCCCCTACGGCGCGTCGCCGCCGAGCAGCGTCGTGGTCCCGAGCGGCAGCGACAATCCAGACACCGTCGCCGTGCCGGACCCCGGCCGGGGCGAGGCGCGCGAGCGCATCGCGCAGACCGGCCGCCCACCCGCCCCGCCCCCCGCGTTCGACGAGCTCGACCGCCCCGCCGTCCCGACGCGCACCGCCGCGCCACCTCCCGCGCCCTCGGCCTCGCTCGTCGAGACCGCGCCACCTCCTGGAGCGCCCAGCCCCGTCGCCGCCTCGCAGCCGCCGCCCGTGTACCCGACGCTGGTGATGGCCGCGGTCGATCCCCGGGCCGCCGAGGTCGCTGCCCTCCAGCGAGAAGTCGAAGAGCTCCGCCGTCGCATCAACGCCGCGCCGCAGCGAGCCGTCGCACCCGCGACGAGCCGCGAGTTCCTCGATCTGCGCGAGGCACTGAACCGAAAAGACAAGGAGATACTATCACTTAGAGAGCATCTCTCCGCGAAAGATCACGAGATCACCGAGTCCCGGGATCGCTCCCTCGCCGTGGAGCGCGCGAGCGCGGATCTCGAAGACAGGGTGATCGCGAAAGAGCGCGAGCTCTCGGACGCCCGGGAGAGCGCGCAGACCGCGCAGTGGGAGCTCGACGAGGCGAAGCGCCTCGCGGACGCCGCGCGTAGCTCGCTCGCCACCGCGGAGGCGACCATCGCCGAGCGCGACGCCGCCGTCGGCTCGCTGCGCGCCCACCTGCTGGAGCAGACGGCGACGCTCGCGGACCGGGAGGCGGTGCTCAACGAGCTTCGTGCCTCCCACGCGTCGGTCGAGGCGAGCCTCAGGGAACGCGACGCCAGGATGGCGGAGGGCGACACCCGGCGGACTTCCCTCGAGGCCTTGCTGGCCGAGCGGGACGGCACGATCGCCGAGCGGGACGCGACGATCGCCGAGCGAAGCCGGGCCCTGGTCGATCGCGAAGAGGCCATCCAGACCCTCAACACGATGCTGGTCGACCGCGAGCTGCGCCTCGCCGAACGCACGAACGACACCGTGGTGCGCGACACATGGATCGCGGAGCGCGACGCGCGCATCGACGCCGCCACCGCGGCCGCTCTCCAGGCGCAGGCTGCGCACGAGACCGCGCTCGCCCAAGCCGAGGGCCGCCGCGTGGCGGAGCTCGAGGCCGCGCGCCGGGAAGCCGCCGCCGACGTCGCGAGGACGATCGTCGAGAAGGAAGCCGAGCGCGACGCCGCGCTGACCGAGCAGGCCGCCTCCCTCGAGGCGATGTTCGAGGACGTACTCGGGCGGTCGCTCGCCGAGCGCCAGGCCGCGGGCGCCGAGGCGTTGGCCCGCGCCGAGGCCGGCCACGCCGAGGCGTTGGCCCGCGCCGAAGCCGCCCACGCCGAGGCCTTGGCCGTCGCGGAGGCCGCCCGCGCGGAGGCTTTGGCCCGCGCCGAAGCCGCCCACGGCGAGGCCGTGGCCGTCGCGGAGGCCGCCCACGCCGAGGACGTCGCGCGCCTCACGGCAACCGCCCGCGACCTCGCGACCGCGCGGGACGACACGGCGAGCGCGCTCGCGCGGGAGCAGGCCGCGCTTCAGGACACGCGCGCCGAGCTCACCGAGCAGCTCGAGGGGCTCGCGGCCTCGCTCGGGAGCACCCGCGAGCAGCTCCGCGCTGAGCAGACCTCGCTCGCGACCACCCGCGAGGAGCTGCGCGCCGAGCAGACCTCGCTCGCGACCACCCGCGAAGATCTCCGTGTTGAGCAGACCGGGCACGCGGCCACCCGCGAGGAGCTCCAGGCCGCGCAGACGGCGCGCGCGGCCGGCGTCGAGGCGCTCGGCGAGGCCCACGCGCGGCACGACGCGCTCGCGTCGCTCAACGCCGACCTCACCTCTCGCGTGGCCTTCCTCGAGGGGGTGCTCGGCGAGACGCGGGCCAGCCTCGACGCCGAGACGCGGCGCGCGGCCACGCTCGAGCAGTCCGTCGCCGAACGCGCGCGCGAGCGCGACGGGGTGTTCGCCGAGCTCGAGGTCGCGCGCCGGCACGGCCTCGCGCTCGACGGGCTCTACACGGCCCTGCAGGCGTCGCACGAGTCGACCCTGGCGCGCCTCGCGGCCGTCGAGCTCGATCTCTCCAAGGAGCGCGAGCGTGCGCGCGCGGCGGCCAGCAAGTGGGACGCGGACCGCGCGTCGCTCGACCGCGCGAAAGACGCGCTCGCCGTGGTCCTCGCGCAGATCGAGGCCACCGAGGCCCAGGCCTCGCACGACGGCGAGTAG
- a CDS encoding SDR family NAD(P)-dependent oxidoreductase — MSAPRGVAVVTGAGSGIGRAVAKALFARGLDLALLGRTKATLEATAREVLDGATAGRALALRCDVSDPAGVAHACRRAVSELGVPRVVVHSAGVVVRAPVEATTDDAWRSVLGINLDGTFHVTRALLPAMRERGEGRFVAIASISSTLGTPKLSAYCAAKWGVVGFMKALAEELRGSALAAMSVLPGSVDTAMLDGSGFAPAMQPEDVANTVVYAALDAPLAMNGSAIEIFG; from the coding sequence GTGAGCGCGCCGCGCGGCGTCGCGGTCGTGACAGGCGCGGGGAGCGGCATCGGCCGCGCGGTCGCGAAGGCCCTCTTCGCGCGAGGACTCGACCTGGCGCTGCTCGGGCGCACCAAGGCCACGCTGGAAGCGACGGCGCGGGAGGTGCTCGACGGGGCGACCGCAGGGCGAGCGCTCGCGCTGCGGTGCGACGTCTCCGACCCGGCCGGGGTCGCCCACGCCTGCCGCAGGGCGGTCTCGGAGCTCGGCGTCCCGCGCGTGGTGGTGCACAGCGCAGGCGTCGTGGTGCGCGCACCGGTCGAGGCGACCACCGACGACGCGTGGCGCTCGGTGCTGGGCATCAACCTGGACGGGACGTTCCACGTCACGCGCGCGCTGCTGCCTGCGATGCGCGAGCGCGGCGAGGGGCGCTTCGTGGCCATCGCGAGCATCTCGTCGACGCTCGGAACCCCCAAGCTCTCCGCCTACTGCGCCGCGAAATGGGGCGTCGTTGGCTTCATGAAGGCGCTCGCCGAGGAGCTCCGCGGCTCCGCGCTCGCCGCGATGTCGGTCCTGCCTGGCTCGGTCGACACGGCCATGCTCGACGGCAGCGGCTTCGCGCCAGCGATGCAGCCGGAAGACGTGGCCAACACGGTAGTGTACGCCGCGCTCGACGCGCCCCTCGCGATGAACGGGAGCGCGATCGAGATCTTCGGCTGA
- a CDS encoding Rieske (2Fe-2S) protein — MSTEGRAPKLVGTLTLEALEGQAHVRMPYPPFDVLVAMVEGVPRAIEDACNHAGASLSPGPRTKDGRCVVCPVHGYVFQLVDGKLRSPRGLCGDQRTFEVRREPDGTLSVWDTFDLTVSAAP, encoded by the coding sequence ATGTCAACTGAAGGCCGCGCGCCAAAGCTCGTCGGGACGCTCACGCTCGAAGCCCTCGAAGGCCAGGCGCACGTGCGAATGCCCTACCCGCCCTTCGACGTGCTCGTCGCGATGGTGGAGGGCGTGCCGCGCGCGATCGAAGACGCGTGCAACCACGCCGGCGCCAGCTTGAGCCCGGGCCCCCGCACGAAGGACGGGCGGTGTGTCGTGTGTCCGGTGCACGGGTACGTCTTCCAGCTCGTCGACGGGAAGCTGCGCAGCCCTCGTGGGCTGTGCGGCGACCAGCGCACCTTCGAGGTGCGGAGAGAGCCCGACGGCACCCTCTCGGTCTGGGACACCTTCGACCTCACGGTGAGCGCCGCGCCTTGA
- a CDS encoding amidohydrolase family protein, whose protein sequence is MSRSSTTLPARESVLVTGGRVVTCDPDDRVVDGDVLIEDGRITAIGPDALSKRSRPGLVRVLDASGCAVLPGFVQPHIHLCQTLFRGMADDLPLLDWLRERVWPLEAAHDERSLAASAELGLLELVLGGTTTLLDMGTVSGHDAVFDACARSGLRVFSGKAMMDSGAGVPKGLRETTRRSLDESDALFARWDGAAEGRLRYAYAPRFILSCTEGLFRGVVERARENGAKLHSHAAEHPGERRAVRELLGQDDVDVLESYGFCGENTLLAHGVQLTKAQERRAAKLGTRFIHCPSSNLKLGSGIARVADLLASGVKVGLAADGAPCTNNLDAFTELRHAALLAKTRSGTTSLPARHALRLATVLGAEALGIADQVGSLEPGKRADLQVVRVDGPHVEPGGDVFSRLVYACRSSDIVHVLVDGRLLVKLGESRVYDRERVTRVARVQGDAVRARAGL, encoded by the coding sequence ATGAGCCGCTCCTCCACGACGCTCCCCGCGCGGGAGTCGGTGCTTGTCACTGGCGGCCGGGTCGTCACCTGCGATCCGGACGATCGCGTCGTCGACGGCGACGTCCTGATCGAGGACGGGCGCATCACCGCGATAGGCCCCGACGCCCTGTCGAAGCGCTCGCGCCCGGGCCTCGTTCGGGTGCTCGACGCCTCGGGCTGCGCCGTGCTCCCGGGCTTCGTGCAGCCGCACATCCACCTCTGTCAGACGCTCTTCCGCGGCATGGCGGACGACCTGCCGCTCCTCGATTGGCTTCGCGAGCGCGTGTGGCCGCTCGAGGCCGCGCACGACGAGCGCTCACTGGCCGCCAGCGCCGAGCTCGGCCTGCTCGAGCTCGTCCTCGGTGGGACGACGACCCTCCTCGACATGGGCACTGTGAGCGGCCACGACGCCGTGTTCGACGCGTGCGCGCGGAGCGGCCTCCGCGTGTTCTCGGGCAAGGCCATGATGGACTCCGGCGCGGGCGTGCCGAAGGGCCTCCGCGAGACGACCCGCCGGAGCCTCGACGAGAGCGACGCGCTCTTCGCCCGCTGGGACGGCGCGGCGGAAGGGCGGCTCCGTTACGCCTACGCCCCGCGCTTCATTCTCTCGTGCACCGAGGGCCTCTTCCGGGGGGTGGTGGAGCGCGCGCGCGAGAACGGCGCGAAGCTCCACAGCCACGCGGCGGAGCACCCAGGGGAGCGCCGCGCCGTGCGCGAGCTGCTGGGACAGGACGACGTGGATGTGCTTGAATCTTATGGGTTTTGCGGCGAGAACACGCTCCTCGCCCACGGCGTCCAGCTCACGAAGGCGCAGGAGCGCCGCGCCGCCAAGCTGGGCACGCGCTTCATCCACTGCCCCAGCTCGAACCTGAAGCTCGGCTCCGGCATCGCGCGGGTGGCCGATCTGCTCGCGTCGGGAGTGAAGGTCGGGCTCGCCGCCGACGGCGCTCCCTGCACGAACAACCTCGACGCCTTCACCGAGCTCCGCCACGCCGCCCTGCTGGCCAAGACACGCTCGGGCACGACCAGCCTCCCGGCGCGGCACGCGCTGCGCCTCGCGACCGTGCTCGGCGCGGAGGCCCTCGGCATCGCGGATCAGGTGGGCTCGCTGGAGCCCGGTAAGCGCGCCGATCTCCAGGTGGTGCGCGTCGACGGGCCCCACGTGGAGCCGGGCGGCGACGTGTTCTCTCGCCTCGTGTACGCGTGCCGCTCGAGCGACATCGTGCATGTGCTCGTCGACGGTCGCCTGCTCGTCAAGCTGGGCGAGTCGCGAGTGTACGACCGTGAGCGCGTGACCCGCGTCGCTCGCGTCCAGGGCGACGCGGTCCGCGCCAGAGCAGGCCTGTAG
- a CDS encoding DUF1565 domain-containing protein — MKKIIALGLATTTALVFAGCFSIPSLCDNGTCDAESDGGVGEGGVGEGSVDGGVDVVVPPGCETPNEPVKNPEKCLVDSYGVYVSPSGDDGNPGTRTKPYKTVGKGLSAGRGRVVVCEGTYAESVEVKSDVEVYSGVTCDFGKAGGRAKVVGTKPEYAVKVGKVTATLAELDIEGAAGTAGSRTSVGVWAVEAVKVSLRKVGVEAKGGFGGEAGAGGTTGTYATGNGNGNPASASAGGAAKPCTCSSGGGSGGGGGGAPLITAGSGAEALGGVAPTDGAGGVALASCVAAEPNGSGNTGADRAEERQLRR; from the coding sequence ATGAAGAAGATCATTGCACTTGGGCTCGCGACGACCACCGCGCTCGTGTTCGCGGGGTGTTTTTCGATTCCGTCGCTCTGCGACAACGGAACGTGCGACGCCGAGTCGGACGGAGGGGTGGGAGAGGGCGGGGTCGGGGAGGGGTCGGTGGACGGGGGAGTGGACGTGGTGGTTCCGCCCGGGTGCGAGACGCCGAACGAGCCAGTGAAGAACCCTGAGAAGTGCCTAGTGGACAGCTACGGAGTGTACGTGTCGCCGAGTGGGGACGACGGGAACCCCGGGACGAGGACGAAGCCCTACAAGACGGTGGGGAAGGGGCTCTCTGCGGGTCGCGGGCGGGTGGTGGTGTGCGAGGGGACGTACGCGGAGAGCGTGGAGGTGAAGAGCGACGTGGAGGTGTACTCGGGAGTGACGTGCGACTTCGGGAAGGCTGGAGGGCGAGCGAAGGTGGTGGGGACGAAGCCCGAGTACGCGGTGAAGGTGGGGAAGGTGACGGCGACGCTGGCGGAGCTGGACATCGAAGGAGCGGCGGGGACGGCGGGGTCGCGTACGAGCGTGGGAGTGTGGGCTGTGGAGGCGGTGAAGGTGAGCCTTCGGAAGGTGGGAGTGGAGGCGAAGGGTGGATTCGGTGGGGAGGCTGGAGCGGGCGGGACGACAGGGACGTACGCGACGGGGAACGGGAACGGGAACCCGGCGAGCGCGAGCGCGGGGGGAGCGGCGAAGCCGTGCACGTGCAGCTCGGGAGGCGGATCCGGAGGAGGGGGCGGCGGCGCCCCGTTGATCACGGCTGGGAGCGGAGCCGAGGCGCTCGGCGGAGTGGCGCCGACCGACGGAGCGGGTGGAGTCGCACTAGCGAGCTGCGTAGCTGCGGAGCCGAACGGCTCGGGGAACACCGGAGCAGACCGAGCCGAGGAGCGCCAGCTGCGAAGGTGA